The DNA window CACAAGAGTCTCCAGAAAACTTGCCTTGGGAAAGCACTTTCAGCACATTTTCCTATACTAACAGGTCGCACTATAATAGCATAACAAGTACACCGTTAGCAGATCTTGTCCTTTTgaggcttttcttttcgggtttaccctcaagtttttttataatgtgtcggctagggagaggttaccacacctttataaaaaatgtttcgttctctcctccaaccgacgtggcaCATTCACACCCCATATCACGTTTCATATCTTTACATCCTCCTTATACCAATGAATCCCCATTTCcagcaaagaaaaaacaaccagGAGGGAAAGCACTTAATGATTTCTAGTATAGTCGAGATCATAAAATCAGTACTTCCCTCTTCCATCGCAGTagatttatcaattttaataatctATTAGGATTCCATCAcacccagaaaagaaaaatcaacgTCATGAAAGCGTCTGACAATCAAAGATCTTCTGATTTcataactcaactcaaccccAACCCTTATCACAACTTCAAATCAagttatcttcttcttcataaaCCAGTAACTAAGTTGCCTGAAGATCTAAGAAGAAAAGCTTTCTTCATtcctatcttcttcttcttcttcttttaaatgGGAACAGAAGAGAAGGATATCAGTTATGAAGACCCAATTGGCCAAATTTAGGATTGCTAGATGAAATCACAGACTCCAGTCCACAAAATCCTTAAAACCAGAGAGCAGAGTCAAATCTCGAGGTTTTCCCCCACAGGAAAGCCCAGTCTCTCAAGAGATCAACAATGCACCACACTGGCACAGTCATTAAAACCCAGATAtaccattataaaaaaaagaccaacaattaaaagaataacaattaaaagaataaataaatagcaaCTCTAATTTCTCACCTTACTAGTGCCGTCATCATCATCAAGTGTTTATGTCGTGCACATCCCTAGCACATCTGGTAATGACCTCGCAGCCTCTGTCATAAGAATTTGCTGGACCAGGATGGCATTCATAATATGAAACGCCTGGTCTTGAACAAGGAACCATGTCCCTCCTAAGGGTGTCATAGCTTATATACTTCTTCTGCATCATCAGAACTCTCCTACTGACTTCTGATTCCATTTCTGGCTCAGTCAGGCACTCCCCGATCTTCTGATTGCAAACCCCTTTTGCCATAACATCGATTTCACTGCCCTTCAAAGATCTAAGATCAAGAATCGCATCACAGAATGAGAAATGGGTCTGCAGGAAAACAAGTGGAAGAAGGatggaaaaaaggaagaagagagtgGGATTTGGCATTTTGAAGCTGTTCTTCACTGTTTCGTCTCCTTCTCCAGCAATATGGGCTCTGAATGTGAGATTTGGTTGAATGGTCATAAATAGTAATGCTTTTTTGCCTCCGTTTTACCAAAAGTAAATGGAAACCCATaagtttaaaatgaaaatgaaacctTTCTCTATCAACAGAAGTTCGTTGTTATACATTGTCAACCACTCCTCAGAATTCACACAGACGAGGATTTTGCATATAATTTTATGACATGAAAGCATATTCTATAAACATAGAAATTTcacttttcaaaaaaaaaaaaaaaaaaaaaaaaaaaaaaaaaaaaaaaaaaaggaatctaTTTCTTTTCTATGAGTTTAAAGATAGTTCTGACTTTGAGAGACAACAGTGTGTTTGTATGATAAGTGATAACTTGAAATAGAGTTCTCTTTGTGACAAGTCAATTGATACTTATTCCTTCCTCCTCGTGGATTGCAAGCagctaatttttaaaaaagaaaaaaatagtaattattcTATATTTCCTTAAGAAAATCACGTACTccaaaaataccattttacTATTTGGTACGGTCAAAAAAATTGTAGCCAAATGATTTATTTCCcaattaagatttttaaaaaaaattaagttccaccaaaattaacatttatttctttaattttatttactaaaaatactttaaaacgggactctaaaagaaattacaaaacagATCttgtttataaaagaaaactgTGTTTTTTTCCCCAGAAACATCAACCTAGTTTAGTTATCTATAATCGACTcaataaatactaaataaaatttaaatttcttggaaagaaaagaaaaaaattgaactacATAGTGAATAAGATGGACAGGAATCCCGACCACTGAGCTTCGATGGATTTTTAAATCCCCTACCCGACCCGaccattaattataatatttatatttaaaaataaaatctaaaatataaaatattaaaaaatatatatataaaaaatattaaaaaaaaaacccaaaaaggggCAATTTTGGTCAAAAGACAATCAATTTGCCTTTCCCTTGACGTTATGGATGGTTTGGGAGAGTGGGTTAGGTCAATTCCACAATGTTTTACTGAATTAATTTGCAAGCAAAAAACCAaagaattaaatcaaatgtAGGGATCGAATTTAACATAAGGAATGTAATAATGGGTATGGATCATCTAAAAATAAGCATGGCTTCATACTTAAAAGAATCAAATgatatatcaataaaattttcaagctctattaaaaattttaaatactttgTACTTATTCAATTTAAGCTCTATTAGGAAATCAAAGATTCATAAAATGCAAACATCTAgagaaaaatcataataaattcTGAAATCAGTCCAAATACTTGTAAAAAGGAGAATAAGCATAATGTTTAATTGGATCTATAATGACTGAACTTGTTCTTCCTCTCGAAGGTAGTTCCGacattgattaattaaaagtaagaTCATCAATTTTAAGAAAGACATCTACATTGATatcaaaactattaaaatttatgctGAAAGTCgataatatcattttattcgctacaaaaacatcatataaaaatttatgctGAAAGTCGATAATATCATTTCATTCGCTACAAAAACATCATATAAAATTTGGGATCGTTTTGAGCATAAATACGCTACCGAAAACATGGCAGAGCTTGTGCAGTTGCAAGCGACAAAGAAAGACGCCTCATCAAGAAAATAATCTACAAAAACTGAATTCCTATGCAGATATGTTAAAGTTGTGGCAAGAAATAAAGCTTGAAAGAGTCGATGTTAATGCATTTGTAACTTTTTCAGTTCAAATCAAGAGAGAAGGGAGTAGCAATCAGAATCACAGTTAAGCTTAAGCTAACCGATCGATAAAGTACAGATTAAGAACGATTACTTAATCAATTTTACCTCTGATCTTCGAAACTGGAGAAGGTTACAGTATTCTCAATTTATCAATTGGTCCGGACTGAAAACTCAATTGAAGTGGTACGCGCAGCTTCTGAGTTTCTCAGCCAACAACTTCCCGCCCAAACCATTTTACATAATTAACCTCTTCCTTCTTGTAAGGCAGAAGAACTTCAATGACGTTGAAATTTCGATTGGACCGCGTTGTATTATAAATTGCATCAAAGCGTGATACAGATCCTAAGAATCCTAGCAAGAGAAGGCTGAGATTAAGCGGTAGAAACGGAGAAGAAAACCGAcgaaaaacagagaagaaaaggccattgaagatgaagaaggcGGGAATGTGAGAGAGAATAGAAATTTTCACTATTTATAAGGTGAAATATTTTCGTAGAGTACGCTACGCGGACGGCTTACGGTTCAATCGTGGGCTTCAGTTTAAGGCCCAAATAGAAGCCCACTTACCAAGTTGTCCAGTTGTACTTTTCGGCCCATTAAACTAATCAAAACGacttgggaaaaaaaatatcaattttaacaattcaaattattaatttcacgTAAATAAACGTAATTTTTAATGCTTCCTTCTTCAAATGGCAAGAAAATAATTTGggattattactattttttatttggaaaatGACTTATCACATTCtaccaataaaaaataattattgatatcCGAGGAGGGTGAACAAAATGATCCTAACTCATTCGAGATTAGGGTTTGTTACTATTTTGGCGGGGTCAGAGGGGCTGTATCCATATTTTATCTCTATGTccatattcatattttatcgACATGCTCATCGAAAATACCGACGTTTCAtcaattttgatattaaatcATTAGCTAACATAGCTTGTTCAACAACTCGAGTGTAGATCTTTGTTTATCATGAAACTAGAATGAACAAAGACGAAACTACCACGTCTTGGTCTAGTGGTCAATAAAAGTCGATGTAAATAGAGAAAGAGGAAATACATTCAAGCTACTTAGTCGTCTATTAAAGATTTAATATCATACAAGTTTCTTCGATaactaaattttgtataataacGGGTGCAAACTAGCTCGAGCAATTACAAACGtctaaaaagaaatgattaaagaaaaataaagaggaTTCATAGGCTCCAAGACAGTTTATTCCAGAGAATGCACTCAACATCCAAAATGGTTAAGCAACTCAGCAAAGACATGTGCGTGTGTGTGTTTCTTAGCAAAATTTTCCATGAATATACAGATGAAGTATTCAAGGTAAGTTGTGGTGAAGTCATCTCTAAGCTAAGGTATTTAATAAGTTGTAAAATTGACCTTCCTAATCACTCTCATGAACGAACACCATTAAGCACGGTTAAGCACGGTTGTAAGTGTACCACGAagatgttaggaatcatgaatCTACACAATGGTATgttattgtctactttgagcataagctctcgtggttttgcttttggtttccccaaaaagtctcgtaccaattgagatatattccttacttctaaacccatgatcaaccccttaattagccgaggTGGGACTCCACTCCCACAATCCTCAACAGAAGATCTCGCGCAACAGCGTACGAGTAACTCCGAAAAATCACAAAGAAACTAGAGAAAGTAACAGCAAATCCTAATCAGAATTCACTTATTGTTAACTGAGTGTCAAAACTAACTATGAAACAGAGAAACCTATATAAAGTGTCAGAAAAGCTTTGGGATTACCTGTATAGTCAAAGAGATAGGCCTGATCTCCCATCATATGGCTCCTTGTATAGATTTTCCCTGTGGTTAGAATCTGCCTCTTCACTTTCAGGACAACCTGGTCTTTCGGTAAGAAACTGTTCCCAGAAAACATCATTGACCCTGATAGGAGCAGCTGGAGGTCCATGATTGTT is part of the Cucurbita pepo subsp. pepo cultivar mu-cu-16 chromosome LG03, ASM280686v2, whole genome shotgun sequence genome and encodes:
- the LOC111790305 gene encoding protein RALF-like 24; amino-acid sequence: MTIQPNLTFRAHIAGEGDETVKNSFKMPNPTLFFLFSILLPLVFLQTHFSFCDAILDLRSLKGSEIDVMAKGVCNQKIGECLTEPEMESEVSRRVLMMQKKYISYDTLRRDMVPCSRPGVSYYECHPGPANSYDRGCEVITRCARDVHDINT